CTCAGGGTGGTACTCTGATCGGTTCCGCTCGTTGCTTGTCTTTCCGCGAGAGGCCTGGCCGACTCCGAGCTGCTAAGAACATGATCATGCGTGGAATTGATGCATTGGTTGTTTGCGGTGGTGACGGTAGTTTGACCGGTGCCGATGTCTTCCGCTCCGAATGGCCTGGCCTCCTGGAGGAATTGGTGAAGACGGGAGAGTTGACCCCAGAGCAGGTCGAGCCTTACACAGTATTGAACATTGTCGGTCTCGTGGGATCAATTGATAACGACATGTCCGGGACAGATGCTACCATTGGCTGCTATTCGTCGTTAACTCGTATCTGTAatgctgttgatgatgtcTTCGACACAGCATTTTCTCATCAGCGAGGCTTTGTTATTGAAGTCATGGGCCGGCACTGTGGTTGGCTTGCTCTGATGGCGGCCATTGCCACGGGCGCAGACTGGCTGTTCATTCCCGAGATGCCTCCCAAAGATGGCTGGGAGGATGACATGTGCGATAACATTACCAAGGTGGGCCGCATGAAGTTGAATTGGCGTCTGAAGACTAACGTTTACTCTTGACAGAATCGTGGCGAACGTGGCAAGCGCAGAAcaatcgtcatcatcgccgaaGGAGCGCACGATGAACAGCTCAACAAGATTACAAGTGACAAGGTCAAAGATATCCTCACTGATCGCCTCGGGCTGGACACCCGAACAACAATTCTTGGACACACACAACGAGGAGGATCTGCCTGCGCCTACGATCGTTGGTTGTCGACCTTGCAGGGAGTGGAGGCCGTCCGAGCTGTTTTGGACATGACACCggaatctccttctccagtcATCACAATTCGCGAGAACAAGATCATGCGCACGCCATTGATGGATGCGGTCAAGGAGACGCAGGATGTCGCGGCACATATCAAGAAGAGAGACTTCATAGGCGCGATGGAATTGCGCGACCCCGAATTCAAAGAATACCACTATGCCTACAAGAACACGGCCACACCGGACCACCCGAAACTCGCCCTTCCCGAAGGAAAGGTAGGAGCAACCCGCTCTTTAATCAACAACCCCGGCTAATATGAAACAGAGAATGCGAATTGCCATTGTCCATGTTGGCGCTCCTGCAGGAGGAATGAACCAGGCTTCGCGGGCTGCCGTGGCATACTGTCTAACGCGCGGGCACACACCAATCGCCATTCACAACGGATTCCCCGGCCTGATCCGGCATCACGCAGATAAGCCTGTAGGCTCAGTGCGCGAGGTCAAATGGGTTGAGACAGACGCCTGGGTAAACGAGGGTGGTTCAGACATTGGCACAAACCGTGGCCTTCCCTCAGAAGACTACGAGACTACCGCCCAATGCTTCGAAGCAAACAAGTTCGACGCGCTATTTGTCGTCGGTGGATTCGAAGCCTTCACAGCCGTCTCCCAGCTCCGCCAGGCGCGTGAGAAGTACGAAGCCTTCAAGATCCCCATGGTCGTTTTGCCGGCCACAATATCAAACAACGTCCCAGGCACAGAATACTCGCTCGGAAGCGACACCTGCCTGAATGCTTTGATCGACTTTTGCGACTGCATCCGGCAAtccgcttcctcgtcgcgcCGTCGTGTCTTCGTCATCGAAACGCAGGGTGGTAAATCAGGGTATATCGCCACAACAGCCGGTCTGGCGGTTGGCGCCGTCGCGGTCTATATCCCCGAAGAAGGGATCGATATTAAGATGCTCGCCCGCGACATAGACTTCCTCCGCGACAACTTCGCCCGTGACAAGGGCGCCAACCGTGCTGGAAAGATCATCATGCGCAACGAGTCCGCTTCTTCCACATATACCACACAGTTCATCGCAGACATGATCAAGGAAGAAGCCAAGGGACGGTTCGAATCTCGCGCCGCTGTCCCCGGACACTTCCAACAGGGCGGCAAGCCTTCGCCTATGGACCGCATCCGCGCCCTGCGCATGGCCATCAAATGTCTGATGCACCTAGAAACCTACGCCGGAAAGACCAAGGACGAAATCGCCTCAGACGAGATGTCCGCCACCGTCATCGGAATCAAGGGCTCCCAGGTCCTGTTCTCGGTTATGGGTGGTGAAGCCGGTCTCGAGAAGAATGAGACGGATTGGGCCCGTCGCCGGCCCAAGGCTGAGTTCTGGCTCCAGTTGCAGGATACGGTTAATATCCTATCTGGCCGCGCGAGTGCAAAGGATACTTGGTCGTGTtatgaagatgatgacaaGGTTTATGCGCGGTCGCATGCTCCATCCCCTTCATATGTCTGATGAGGACTAAGTGAAGCAAACGATGCGGATGGGGGAAGATGTCACAGAATGACAGGTTTTGGGATTCATTTTGGACCGATGTAGCCTTAATTCCCCTTACGAATGATAAACATGTAGTGAATGAATGGATTGATGTCCTAGACAATGACATGCATCTACCTAAGTTAGTTAAGCTGGTGCTAATTATGTATACCTATAATACTTTCAGGGGAGAAAGTCTCCacatggccatcaaggacggtACTGTATAGTCATGACCTAAATCATGGAACATGGACAATGAATGCCTGTTGGTAGAAGGATCATGGTAGGGATTTCTGGATACTAGCTAGCTCGTCCAGAAGTTGTACCGTTTCAGCTGGGCTGGCGATCCACGCAGTCGTGGAAGCAAGACGGGCCTGCACATGTCAACTTAACATTCCATGATGGATAAAAGAAGTCGACAAACCTTGAAATCATTGGCACCGGCCGATAAGAACTGATCACCGACATGCAAAGTGCGCGCGGGGTCAATGCCGCCAAAATACTGCTGGCAAGCACGCACACCCCATGATTTATCGCCGATATCAACGAACACGTCGTTGCCACCTGTTAGTGATTGAGATTAGCATACAAACATAATAGGTCAGGGTAGGATGTTGGTTAGAAATGTGATAGGAGACGGAAAGGGGAGCAACCATTGAAAGCACAGAACGGGAGTCGAGTTCCGACCTGGGACCGTTCGACTGTATTCtggacgacgaggacagtTTCCTCTAGCTGTTCGCGAGACAGCCGGCCTTTATTCTGCGGGTAGACGCCGACTGCCCGATCCTTGCGGAGGACGGATACTGGGAGGTTAAGGTTCGCGACGCAGGCGCGAAGGGAGGACTCTGCGATGTTTAGAAGCTCTGtgatgtcttcttctttccaggtGGCCATTTCGCCGATCATCCACTTCTCGCGCGGGACGTAGATGAGCTTATGTGGGGAGGATGCGTCGTATCGGAAGAGATAGTTGCTTTCGCCGCCCATGACGATGAGGCCGGAGCGTTGCTGATCGGTGAGATCTTGGGAGTCGTGCATGACGTCGAGAAGGCCCTTTAGGCGCTCGTAGTATTTGGCTTCTTCTGTGTAGCCGGCGGCTGTGACGATTCCGACTTTGATGtcctgctgaagaaggcggatGATGCGCGGGATAGCGGCGTTATCGGGCGTCATGTTAGTTCCGTCGTCGTATAAAGTTACATCTCCATCGAAGGTGACAAGTTCTAGGCCCCGGGCGTGAACCAAGCCAAGGAGCTGGGCGGAGTTGAGAATCAGGCGGATATCGTTGAATGAGGGAGCGACGAAGCGCCGTCTGCTGATGAAACGTTGTTGATCTTGGTACTTGAATGCGTCCTTCAAGTATACCCTGGTGAAGAACGAGCCGACTGTTGGAACAaggagcttcagcttcgacTTTCCGGCAGCACCGCTGAGTTCATGTTCAACTGTTTCAGTCAGTAATTAGCTTTATAGAGGAGAGGTAGAGCTACTGTGATCGTCCATAAGGCCCTCGACATCTCGGAAGATTTCCGCGTAGCGCTGGTGAGTGTCGAGTGCGACCTCTGTGAGTTTTTTGCTGTGCTCTTGGTAGACGGCGGTGGGCTGTGAATGTAGCACAAATGGAACGGCCAGAAGGCCCTGAGGGTTCATTAGATAGCGAAGAAAGAGATATTCCACAGAGACGGACCTTAATCCATTCAATCTAGGACGAAGTTAGTAAGAGACCGGGACCGGGACTGGGTTTTGGAGAACCTACCAATTGGTCTCGACGGTGAGTCTACAGATGGATTAGCAAGAGGTATTTGGAGGTATCTGTACCAACATACCTTGAGGGCGTCTGGAGGACGTCAGTTGGTGGAAATAGCAGTGAGTGGGATGCTTACATTCAACGCGATAGCGGGTAGTCATGGTGTATTAGAAGTAAAGCAGGAATTGTAAAAAGACTGTGAATGCtagagatgatgaagaaacgACGGACTGTCCCCCTTAAGAGTCGAGATAAGAGGAACGAAGTGGCACAAGCAAGGGAGAGCaacaggaagagaagctgTCTGGACTGGATCGACGCTGCCGCTGTCAAGACACAGACGCTTCCTGGTTGGCTGGCAGTGGCCGCCTGAGGCACCAAAGGGAGAGCTTATCAGCTGATAGATCACGGGATTGTTTATCAGCCAAAAGCGGGCTAGCGTGGTCGCACCACGCCGAGAGCCGGATCGCCTGAATGGTAAGGCATCAACCACTTACCAGTCGACTCGAACATATTTGAAAGACATATTTGAAAAGTGCGGCGACAACAGTCTTGTTGGAAACTGCAAATCCCCGAGGTCACAGAAACAGCTCGACTCTCGAGTCAGTCTGGGCTCGGGCAACAGCACCAATGGCAAGCCTCGGGCGATCTCCGTGTTCTCCCCCAATGTGGAGTCTCACAAGgcggggatggatgggatagTAATTGGTAATCCCCAAAGGTTCACAAGTCGACATTCTCGACAACATCTCAAAGTCGACAATATCAGAAAGAATGCCCGAGAATCGCATCTACCCGCTCGCCAGACCCCCAGGGCATAAGCCGCCCATGGAGCGGTGGAAGCTCGAGTTCCCCAACAGTTCCAGCCCTACTATCTACACAGCATACATAGGCATCCAGCGGCACAACTCCACCCCAGACACCCTATCCGCATTTTCAAACGCCACAGAAGCCATACAAGACTGGCTCAGCAGCGGAAAGGACAACGACACCGTAGCAGAAAAATTCACCTTCATCGAAGGCGACGACGCCCCGTCTTCCCTAACATGGGTGTGCTACTGGtccaaccaagccctctACTCATCCCACATATCATCGCTGAACCTGTCAAATATCTACAATGCCACCGGCAAACCAGGCTCAGACTCAATCGGCCTCTGGGTAGAAAAATTCACAACCCCAATCTCCCGCCTCGAAACAAACTACTCGGGGCTCGACTACCTCCCCGGTCTAGCGCGTCTGCCTGGGTCAGAGACTGTCGGCCACACACTAACGGCGTACTGGGGCGCCGCGCGAGACCGGATCCCCGACTCGGCTAATGATTTGTTTGGGCGGCCTGCCGGTGAAGAGATTGATAGCAGTAGCACGGACCCTTCGCCGTTGCcgtcgccgacgccgacACCGGCAGGATTGCAGCAGAGATTAGCGGGTGTAAACCGGTTCGACAACCTCGTGCATATCCGCTCCGGGCAGTTCTGGGGGAATTGCGACGCCGTAGAGACAGAGGCGTATGAGGCGCAGTTGGAGCCGAGTCTGCGTGCTGGACTgcggtgggtttgggagaACAGGGAGGAATCTGGTGCGATGGGACTGCGGTTTGTTCGTAATGTCCCGCTTTCGAACCAGGCTGCGAATGAGGTTGAATCTACTGGACCCCACGCCAAGGAAACATGTGCAGCGGGCTTCTTCCGCAACCTCGAGGACCTGGAGCGCTGGGCAAAGCGGCATCCGTCGCATTTGAAGATTTTTAATGGGGCGATTCGGCATGCGAAGGCTTTTGGGGATGCTAGGAAGTTCAGGACGTGGCATGAGGTTTCTGTGCTGAAGAAGGGGGAGGCAGAGTTTGAGTATGTGAATTGTCTCCCTGAGACGGGGGTGATAcggtttcttcctctccagggGGAGGatttatagttatagtaCGGTTAATGTAAGGTTGCGGTGATAATCATAGACATTCCAACGTCAGTATATACCCAATCCTGGAGTAATACAACCCTTTCTACATATATCATCGCAGTCATCTCGTCATGAATGACCTCCACATAATATATCATAACCAAAGATCCCAGTTCCCAATTAGACATGCTCCCTGCGCTCCTCCTTAGCcttctcaccctcaccaACATTCATACTCGCCACCTGCGCAGCAGCCACATCCTGATCCtcgcccatcttctcctgGACCAGATCTCTAGTCTCAGCATCCCTGTTACCATACAAACCGATCTTATACCATGGCAGCTGGAACAACGAATCCATACTCTCCAGAGTCCGCCCCGCAGTCTCAGGGATACTAAACAGCACCCAAATTCCACCAAGGACGGTCACGGCGCCGAAACACCAGAATGTACCCTTGGGGTCGATCCCGCCCTGCGCCGTGGGCAGAAGCATATTCGGCACAGCACGGGCGTTACCGTACTGGTTTGCAAAGTGCAGCGTCATGGCGGTGGAAGTTGCCAGGGCGCGAATGCGCAGCGGGAACAGTTCAGCGGTTAGCAGGTACTGCATGGAGTTCCAGCCGAGCGCCCAGCCTACACCGGAGATGTAGATCATGGCGATGGCGCCGCGGGAGGGGCCGGCCTGGTGGGTGGGGAGctcgaagtcgtcgacgacgccgaGCTCGGGGACGGCTGTTAAGAAGCCGGCGATGTAGACCATGGAGATGGCCTGCAGGGTGATTCCGATGAGGAGGGCGCGCTTGCGGCCGATgacgtcgacgaggaagagcgcgcagacgacggcggcgacgagctTGACGATTCCGAAGACGgcggtgacgaggaggccctCCTCGGAGCCGGAGATGCCTAGTAGGGCGAAGAGCTGGGGTGCGTAGACGGTGATGGAGCCGGCGCCGGACCATTGTGAGAGGATCTGGACGCCGGTGGCTAGGTAGAGACGGTACAGGTTGGAGGGCACCATGACGGCCTCTTTGACGACGCCGAACCAGCCGAGGCCGTGGGTTGCTTCCATTTCGGCCTCGTGCGAGTTCTTGATCCCGGACAGCTCTTGGATAACGTAGGGGTGGTCAGGGGGGAGGTTGCGGATGCGAGAGAGGTTGATCAGAGCCTGGTCGTAGTTGTTTCGCTTGATAAGGTAGCGCGGCGACTCGATCTGGAGGAAcgagaggatgaagatgaggccGGCGAATATGATGTGCAGACTAGTAGGTACGAGCTTATAAAAGTTAGTGTTTAGTGTTTTGACTTATGTAGGGCTACTCACCCAGCGGTCATGCGTGTTGTCTCCCATGTTGACCTCACAGCCATAGTTGGCAAAGTAGGCCACGACGATTCCAATGTAAACGAAACCAGTGAAGATACACGTGCACAGGCCACGAATTTGCGCCGGAGCCTGGAACAGTTAGATCTCGAATCAGCAAGTGGGAAAAGCAGACGTACGATTTCACTGAGATAGACCGGGGCCACCACGACCGTCGCGCCAACACCGAGCCCAGCAACCAGTCGTCCAGCATAGACAGCAGCGAGGTTGCCCCCGTGGCCCATGAAGATGGCTATGCCCAGGATCCATACGAGACACAGACCGCGACAAGTCCAGAGACGGCCGAAGATATCACAGAAGAGAAAAGCACTGGCAGGTTAGCGCGGTGTGGTTAGGGTTAATGTTGGGAACACTCACATAAGAGCACCACCGACACTGCCCAGCTGCACCATCGCAGTGACATTTGCGCGGATGTTGGTCTGCTCGACCTCGCCGTACGAGTCGAAATTGATAGTGCGCTGGAAATCCTTCGAATCGAAGGCTCCGGTGATCAAACCCTCGTCGACACCACGGGCAGCGCCCATGAGGCCGAACGTGAGCACCGCAAACCAAAGGCGCCAGTTCAGGACCTCCTTGGGCGCGCCATCCAGCTTGAGCCGGAAGACGTTCAAGGGCTGCTTCGGACCGCCCGCCATTTTGAAAAAGAATGCACACGCAGGGAGGAAAGCAGAGAGCTgagagcggaggaggagatagAGGGGTacggagaaaaagaaaagaggcagTCCTgaccctccttctctgccGCACAAGGAGGCACGCCTTTATAGGAATCGTCCgcgaaacagaaaaaaaagactCAGCGGTAGCGTAACATCGTCGGTGAATGAGCCAGCGTCTCCAACAACGAATCAGTCCACCCTTCGGAGGTTGTCCGCAAACTGGCGATTCCGGAGCAGCTTCCAGTGTGAGGGAAGGCCAGTGAAAGCCATGGCAGGGCCCAGCAAGCCATCAGCAATGCGGCTGGGGTGATTGGTCCCAGACAACCAAAATGCGGAGACAGCGAGGGCCGATCAGCGCGGGGACTGGAGAGTGCTGGAGAGTTTTATGGGGACTTGGAGAGTGTGGGCGCTCGGAGATGACCCGTACTCTTGACTGGGGCGAATCTTGGGTGGAACCAGACAAAGACACGCGGTGGTCTGTTCGAGAGCCTGGAGAAAATGTCCGAAACCCGGAGTGCAGCTGCTGTCTCGTCGAAGATTCGTCTGCATGGCGGCATGGCCGAGAGTTGCTCCATGGAGGCGATCGCTGGGGGCGTGTGCTTGACATCCTTgtctgctggagctggccaacCCCAGAAAGGCCCAGAAAAGGCCACGCCGGCCTTGGCAAAGCTTTAAACTGCTTGAATTCAAGTAATGCCAAGTGGCTGGGGTGCCGGAAATGTGCGATTCCCGATGTTCTCCCGGGTTGACACGCTGCACGTCTGGGACTCTCTGGGCCGCTTCACACACTAATCACGAACAGATTGTCATTAACTTGTATTATTCACGAGCTAAACTTATAGGCTAGATACCCACACGTCCACGTGCCGTCAAGGTCGCCACTTAAACGCAGGATTGCGCCAATCCAAGTCCTGCACCTGCTTCTGCGACAGCCCGGACAGCGCCTGGTCCACGTCTGTGTGCGCGCGCCGCCGATTATCCCACTTCATCCACGCCCACAGAGCCGCGCTCAGAATCAAGCACATGCTGCTCGTCGCCAGGTTCAGCCCGTTGCCGATGTGGTAGTTCGGCTTGTCGAAGTCCAGGAACGACCACGTCGAGACCAACCCGCCCACGTTGCCTAACATCACGTTCGTCCCGATCGCGGCCGACCTCGCTGTGTCGGAGACGACGTTGTTGCTGACGTGTGCGTTGGTGAGAGCCCCGAATGCGAAGGCGCCGCTGGCGATTAGGAATGTCGCGCCGTATCGCACCTGTGCGTCGGTCGATGCGAGGAACATGATATACCCCGTCATCATGAGGGGCGGGCCTGCGACGAAGAAGGCCAGCCGGTTATCCCACCGCCAGCTGAGGAAGGGGAATAAGACGGTGAAAAAGGCCCCGACGACGTATGGCGGGACGGTgtgcagctgctggctgaCGACGCTGGCGTCAGGGTAGATGGTGCGGACAATGGTCGGtgcgaagaaggcaaggCCCTggacggtgatgttgttcaggaggaagatgaacgACGTGGCCAGGGTAACTGGGCTGAAGATACCCCGGAGGAGCTTCGTGGTATCGATGCGATCGAGCACTTCGGTCGTCGCGACACGTTCAGACTTCAGTCGTGCAATGGCCAggtctttctcttcttgcgTGAGCCATCTCGCCGTCTCTGGTCGGTCGGTCAGAGTGAAGAAGGCAATCACTGCCAGGGCAATCGTCACGATCCcttcgatggcgaagatcaTCCGCCATGTATGTAGACTGCCGAAGTGATCCAGTGTGAGAATGGCAGAGGCCAACAGCCCTCCAAAGGCCCCGGCGAGAGGCGCCATGACAATATACAGCGACAACCGGAACGCGAGCTCGCTGCGGCGATACCAGCGACTCAAGTAATACGCAATGCCTGGAAGCATGCCTGCTTCGAAAATTCCCAGCACGAATCGCACCCCAGCGGCCTCTGCAAGCGTGTCTACGAACGCTGTCGCGACAGACGATACGCCAAAGAGCAGTGTCGACAGGGGCAAGAACCAGCCGGGCCCAAGCCATTTGCAGGCAAGATTACACGGAATCTCGAAAACAATGTACGAGATGTAGAAAATAGACAGGACGACATTATAGTCGTTGCCAGCGAGGCCCAGATCGGTGTCGAAGCCTGCGAGTCTCGCGTTTCCTGTAGGGCTTGGTCAGTCGGGACACTACAGTATTAGAAGAACTAGTATTGAAGAACATACCGATATTCGCGCGATCAAtaaaacaaaataaataaagcagCGACACCGTAGGAAGCAGGCAGAAGTCCATCTTCCAACGTAGTCGCGACTCGGCCTTCTTGTCGAACTCGAACAGCGCCCGGCCATACTGATCGGTGGCAGCCTGGCCACGACCGGCGAACTGCGTAGGATCTTCGACGGCCTTCAAGTCTTCCTGATGCCCGGCCAGGGCCTTCTCATCGGCCACGTTCGGCTTCTCGTCTGATTTGGCTGCCATGCTGTCGATGCGACTGATGCGATGGGTCTCGGACACCGAAACAGAATCTGGGGAGATAAGAGCTCCACCGCGTCTTTATACCCCAGCGCGTCGGATCAAGCTGCACTCGGATTTACCGACTGGGATCGAAGCACGGCAGGATGCCTCGGAAGCGCTGGTCGGATCCTCCACGAAATGACAGTCTGGGGTATCCGACCTGGGCGCTGTGGGGTGAATGGCAGCAATCTGGTGTCTGGAGGGCGTCGAGCACGGGAATTCTGCTGGCAGACCACGGCATTTGCTCAAGGACAAAGACTGGACGAGCCTAGACAGTGGGAGGCTTGGTTGTGGCTTTTCTCGTCACGTCCGTCCGCGGTTGGGCTGGTCGGGTTGATATCGGCCGTAACTGGATATATCGCTACGGCGAGCTCTACTCGGGATCTTCACTCTTCTAATCTGTACAGGATAAAGTGCATTTCATCTACAAGAGCTTCATGAATCGTGAGACTCCCAAGTCCCCAACTGTGACTGTCAAAGGAAAACTGCAGCAGCGTTGAGTGACAGCCCCAACAAGCGACTTGGCGTACAACCATTACTGCTTcaggcatcatcgccgagcAGAAGGATGCTCTTGGCCAGCTGCCAAGGAGGAAATATGTGCTGCATGACTGGCTGCACGGGCCAAAGGTCAGCCACCAAgtctcgtcttcttctggaaccAATGGTCTCGCGCAAAGTTCACAGAAGCGTTACCAGAAGCGTCACCAGGAAGCAGTCGGCATAAGCAGACGGGGAAGCAGAAAGCTGCGACAACCAGAGTAAAGGGTCAAGCTCTGAGTCTAAACGTCCAAATCTCAAACTGTGTGGGGCGAATGGTGAGCTTTCCAGGGAAAGAAAGTCGGAAGAAACCAGCCAAGGCCCTAAGTCGACACACTCCCCGCAACAGGAGGCCATCCCCGCAGTCTGGAGTGCACTGTGGGACTGCCAACCACGGTTGAGATTGCAGCGCCATTATTGGGCAGCGAATAAGCTGGGAAGTGGGAATTGCCACCTGAGCCCTCCCCCGAGTTTGAAGTTTGTGGGGGTTGCTGCTACCCTGCATTCCATGTGACTCTCCCCACAGAAGTTGTGATAGCATCATAGCAGCTTCGAGATGATATTGATACCGAATTGTAGCAGATACTTTATTATCAACTATATTATCAACTGGGTTTCGCAATGACTCCGCCATTACGGAATACTGGCTGTCCATACATGCTTGTCCATTACCGCCCATCCACTCTACACCGTAGTAGACCACCACCATGATAGAGACATGATGACAAGAAGCTCTTGCAATTGGCAAAAGCACCGGGAAGACAACTACCGAAAGCTATCCTCAAACCTTGTAATGATGCCGCGATCCCTTCCCAGCAAAACCCAAGCCCGCGCCCAGCGCCATGGCCCTTGGCTCGTAAGCACCTTGCACCGTGACTCGAGGAAAAACAAAGGTCGAGAGATCGCTGCCAAAGCTTCGATTCCACATATCGGAAGTCTTCATCCGAAGTCGGAACTTCAGACAACTTACTCATGTCCTCcagggatggagaggagcgGAACGCGAGTCTGACACTGCTGCCCAGGTTTGCCAAGTAGCGCATTGGAGATGGTATCGGAGAAAGCAGGATCGTTAGGTCggaaggatgaagaaatcTTCAAATGTCTATGGTTTAATTGGCCAATGGATCTGAATTACTCGCATCTGACAAGAACACGCCCATTTCGCGCAACcttcctgcttcttcttcgtcaggAGAAAGGACCTGGCCTATGCGTTCTGACCAGTAGCCCCGAATGTAGAGAGGTAAAGACTCATTCTGGTGCGAATATTCGAGCAGAAACTCGTCCATGAGCGACTCGTGCATCCGGTGGGGATTGCGCTCCACATATAAGAGCTCTGTAAGCTCGTCGCTCGGGAGACCATCGCATTGCCCA
This is a stretch of genomic DNA from Aspergillus puulaauensis MK2 DNA, chromosome 8, nearly complete sequence. It encodes these proteins:
- a CDS encoding putative MFS quinate transporter (COG:G;~EggNog:ENOG410PJ3A;~InterPro:IPR005829,IPR005828,IPR003663,IPR036259, IPR020846;~PFAM:PF00083;~TransMembrane:12 (i23-41o81-102i109-126o132-152i164-183o203-221i293-315o335-355i362-383o403-422i434-455o475-493i);~go_component: GO:0016020 - membrane [Evidence IEA];~go_component: GO:0016021 - integral component of membrane [Evidence IEA];~go_function: GO:0022857 - transmembrane transporter activity [Evidence IEA];~go_process: GO:0055085 - transmembrane transport [Evidence IEA]), yielding MAGGPKQPLNVFRLKLDGAPKEVLNWRLWFAVLTFGLMGAARGVDEGLITGAFDSKDFQRTINFDSYGEVEQTNIRANVTAMVQLGSVGGALIAFLFCDIFGRLWTCRGLCLVWILGIAIFMGHGGNLAAVYAGRLVAGLGVGATVVVAPVYLSEIAPAQIRGLCTCIFTGFVYIGIVVAYFANYGCEVNMGDNTHDRWLVPTSLHIIFAGLIFILSFLQIESPRYLIKRNNYDQALINLSRIRNLPPDHPYVIQELSGIKNSHEAEMEATHGLGWFGVVKEAVMVPSNLYRLYLATGVQILSQWSGAGSITVYAPQLFALLGISGSEEGLLVTAVFGIVKLVAAVVCALFLVDVIGRKRALLIGITLQAISMVYIAGFLTAVPELGVVDDFELPTHQAGPSRGAIAMIYISGVGWALGWNSMQYLLTAELFPLRIRALATSTAMTLHFANQYGNARAVPNMLLPTAQGGIDPKGTFWCFGAVTVLGGIWVLFSIPETAGRTLESMDSLFQLPWYKIGLYGNRDAETRDLVQEKMGEDQDVAAAQVASMNVGEGEKAKEERREHV
- a CDS encoding putative MFS transporter (COG:G;~EggNog:ENOG410PGKR;~InterPro:IPR020846,IPR011701,IPR036259;~PFAM:PF07690;~TransMembrane:12 (i65-85o105-126i133-152o158-181i193-216o228-248i293-320o340-357i364-383o389-412i424-445o457-476i);~go_function: GO:0022857 - transmembrane transporter activity [Evidence IEA];~go_process: GO:0055085 - transmembrane transport [Evidence IEA]), which codes for MAAKSDEKPNVADEKALAGHQEDLKAVEDPTQFAGRGQAATDQYGRALFEFDKKAESRLRWKMDFCLLPTVSLLYLFCFIDRANIGNARLAGFDTDLGLAGNDYNVVLSIFYISYIVFEIPCNLACKWLGPGWFLPLSTLLFGVSSVATAFVDTLAEAAGVRFVLGIFEAGMLPGIAYYLSRWYRRSELAFRLSLYIVMAPLAGAFGGLLASAILTLDHFGSLHTWRMIFAIEGIVTIALAVIAFFTLTDRPETARWLTQEEKDLAIARLKSERVATTEVLDRIDTTKLLRGIFSPVTLATSFIFLLNNITVQGLAFFAPTIVRTIYPDASVVSQQLHTVPPYVVGAFFTVLFPFLSWRWDNRLAFFVAGPPLMMTGYIMFLASTDAQVRYGATFLIASGAFAFGALTNAHVSNNVVSDTARSAAIGTNVMLGNVGGLVSTWSFLDFDKPNYHIGNGLNLATSSMCLILSAALWAWMKWDNRRRAHTDVDQALSGLSQKQVQDLDWRNPAFKWRP